TTCTGGAAAGAAAAATTAATAAAATAAGCGCTGTTCGGGGTGGATTTGAATTGAATAATACTGACGAAAAGCTGAAATTTGAAGAAGTCAATAAACATTATCAGGATCTTATTTCTTCTGTATTTGCAGAAACAGATCTGGGATTCAGTAATGAGTTTTCAGCTAAAATAGGAATAAGGGCAGAAAATTCTTCTTTTCTAAATAAAAGTAACATTGCTCCCCGTTTTGCCTTAGCTTATCGCCTGGCAAAAAACTGGACCACCTCATTTGCTTATGGCCTTTTTTACCAGAATCCTGAAAGTAAATACATTAACGGACCAGCACATCTTGATTTTCAAAAATCACAACATTATATTCTACAGGTTCAAAGAGCATCAGAAGGCAGAAGTTTAAGATTTGAAGCTTTTTATAAAAAATATGACCAGCTTATAAAAGTGAGAAACATTGCCAATATTGAGAATCAGAATCAACCGGTCCAGACTGCGATTAATAATGAAGGATTCGGATATGCAAAAGGGTTAGAGCTCTTCTGGAGGGATAAAAAAACATTTGAAAATATTGACTACTGGATCAGCTATTCTTTTTTGGACTCGAAAAGGGATTTTATGAATTATCCGGTAAGCTTAAAGCCCAACTTTGCATCAGAACATACCCTTTCAGTAGTGGGTAAAAGATTCATTCCGGAGTGGAAATTAGGAGTCAATCTTTCTTACACCTATGCCAAAGGACGCCCGTATTATGATATTGCCACAAAAGATATCAATGGAAATGTGGTTAATTTTACCAGAAATGAAGGAAGGTTGAAAGATTATAATGCTTTAAATTTAAGTTTTAATTATCTTCCGAATCTGGGTAAAAAAGATGCTAAAGCATTTACTGTTTTTGTATTAAGTATTTCCAATGTGCTCGGAACCAAGAATATGTATGGATACAATTTTTCACAGGACGGATCCAGAAGTTCAGCTATTGTCCCACCAATTAATACCTTTGTTTTTGTAGGGGCATTTATCAGCTTTGGAGTAGACAAAACACAGGATGCCATCAATAATAACTTATAATAAATAACGAAAGGGAACATCCTACTGATGAAATACATACCTTTCAGTACATAAAACGAACACTAAAAAATTAAGAAACAATGAAAAAGTATTTATTAAGTTTTGCTTTAGTTTGCATGAGCCTAACTGCTTTTGCTCAGTCTGATTACGAAAAAATAATGTCTGAAAAGATCGCAAAGATCGAAACCTGCAAAACGCCAGAAGATTTCCAGGCATTAGCAAATGATTTCCAAAGGATAGAAAGTAAGGAAAGCGGGAAATGGCTACCAAGCTATTATGCTGCTTTTTCTTATATCCAGAAGGGTAGGGTAATGATGAGAGAAGGAAAAAACCAGGATCTGGATGAGGTGGCTAACCAGGCAGAAAAGCATCTTGCGAACGCACAGAATCTTGCGGGCGCCGATAATGCAGAGATTCATTTATTAAGAAAAATGACTTATTCTTTAAGAATGATGGTCAATCCCCAGCAAAGGTATATGACAGACGGAATGAAGGCTGCTGAAGAACTTCAAATCGCTGAAAAGCTAGATCCGGGAAATCCCAGAATAGCTCTGATAAAAGCGGAAGATACTTATTTCACTCCGGAACAATACGGAGGAAGTAAAACAAAAGGCCTCGAAATGTTCAAGAAATCATTGGAGCAGTACAATGCTTACAAGCCAAAATCTTCCATGGATCCTAACTGGGGAAGAGGAGAGGCAGAATATTTTATAAGCCAGCCCGTAAAATAACAGCCTATAAAAGAAAATAAAGTCTTCCCGATTCAGGAAGACTTTATTGTTGCCTTTCAGTAAAGGAAATTGACGGTTCAGTGAAAAATAATTTTTGGTACATTTATTATCCGCTAATTTTGAACCAAGAAATAAACTCATGAAACGCAAAAACCTTATTGTTCTGCTTTGGGTAACCATAGGAACGGCATTATTCTTCTTCCTGTTTTTTACAAAGGAGAAGACCATTGACAATCTAATGCTTTCCTTTCTTATTTCTGGTCTTTATTCTTTTGTGCTGGGGATGGGGAATGGCATGCTCAATGATTATTTAAATAAAAAGGTTCCATGGTCTGAAGCTACCACCAAAAGAGCCGTTATAAGCGTTATTTCGATCCTTATAGCCAATATTATTCTCGTCTATATTTGCAATTACATCAATTTTGTTCTTTTCCAGAAAGATGCAACGTCAGAAGAGTTCTTTTCTGGGAAATATAATTTCATCAACTGGTTCATGGTGAATATTGCTCTTCTTATCTCAGCTTTTCTTCATGCCAGGGGTTTCATGGAAGAGCTCAAAAAAACTTCTAAAAAAGAAGTGGTAGAACAGAAATTGATTGCAAAATCTGCCAATGCACAGTTTGAAACCCTTAAAAATCAGCTCGATCCTCATTTTCTTTTTAATTCATTAAATGTACTAAGTGCCCTGATTGATGAAAATCCAAAGCAGGCACAGAAGTTTACAGCTTCTATGTCAAAGATTTACCGCTATGTACTGGAGCAAAAAGATAAAGAACTTGTTACTGTAGAAGATGAAATAGAATTTGCAAAAACATACTGCGAATTGCTGAAAACAAGGTTTGAGGACAGTGTAGATTTTATTTTTGATGTCCGGAAAGAAGATTACAGGAGGTATGTCGTTCCGCTTTCTCTTCAATTGCTTCTTGAAAACTGTATCAAGCATAATTTTGCAACCTCTTCAAAACCATTGATCATAAAAGTTTTTTCGGAGAATGATACACTTTGTATTGAAAATAATCTGCAGGTTCGGGAACAGATTAAAGAAAGTGCCGGAATTGGACTTGCCAATATTGTACAAAGGTACTCACTGCTGACCAAAAGAAATGTTTTTATTGAGAAATCGGATGATTATTTTAAAGTGAAACTTCCGGTTCTATCAGATAAACCGAACGTTGTCAGTATTAAACCTGAAGATGAAGATAAGGCCTATAAAAAAGCTCAGAAAAGAGTAAAAGAGATCAAAGGATTCTATGCCAATCTTATTTCATACTGCCTTGTTATTTCCTTTTTAATCTTTATCAATCTTTATACTCAGAGCCGTTATCATTGGTTTTGGTGGCCACTCCTGGGTTGGGGATTTGGTGTTGCCTCTCATGCCTTCCAGGTATTCGGCATTGGAGAATCCTGGCAGGAAAAGAAAATTCAGGAAATTATGGATAAACAAAAAAACAAAAACAATGGAAACGTTTGATGAAAATGATATTCGGTATCAGCAGGCTAAAAAACAGGTAGAGAGACTAAGAGGATTTTATGCTCATTTATTCTCTTACATTGGTGTAAATATTATAATTGCTTATTTCAATTATTCCAACCTGGACCCGGGAGAAAGCTATTTCCAGTTTAAAAACTTCTTTACAGCGATATTCTGGGGAGTAGGACTTATCGCTCATGCACTTTCTGTTTTTCTGCCAAGAATGGACTTTGCTAAAAAATGGGAAGAGAAGAAGATCAGGGAGCTGATGAACAAGGATAAAAAATTGTAAAATCGCTAAAAGCGAATCGTCATTTTGCTACTTTTAAGAATAAAAACAATAACAAATGAATCTACAAATCTTATTTTACGCTTCTATGGCAGTCTGGTTTCTTAGTGAAATCATCTATAAACAAAAATTGAAATCAGCAGATAAGGATCAGAAAAAAGATCAATCCACTCTCAGTATTCTTTGGATAGTTATCATCTTTTCAATCGGAAGTGCTGTTATGGTGTCTCATATATCTGATTTTGTGATTACAGATTCAGTCTGGATTGTATATACCGGCCAGGCCCTCATTATCATTGGAATTGTATGCCGGTATCTTATCATCAGGTCTTTAGGTAAATATTTTACTGTAGATGTGACAATACGGGAAGATCATAAAATTAAAAAAGACGGGCTTTATCATTATGTGAGACATCCCTCCTATACTTTTGCATTGTTAACTTTCCTGGGACTAGGCTTATATCTAAATAACTGGATTTCCTTTGCCCTGGCGTTTATTCCTCCATGTATAGCATTTAGTTCCAGGATTAAAATAGAGGAACAGGTGCTCATTGGACAGTTTGGTGATGATTATATACAATACAGGAAAGCAACAAAAAAGCTTATTCCATTTATTTATTAATAATAAAAATACGGAATGATAAAATGCTGAATAAAATAAAGTTTGCTACTTAGAAGACTATAATTAAGGAAAAGACTGATAAGTAATCCAGATAAAAAAATCCCGATTTCAATTGAGTCGGGATTTTTGCTACTCAGAAGGGATATTCGACGACTCAGTAAGATATAGTTGATTTGAAGGTGGTTTTCGTGATACATTTGATTCAAGAAAATAAATAATCAAAATTCAATAGTATGGAAACATTATCATTCGACAAGGAAAATCTGACTTATAAAAAAGCAGTAAGACGGGTAAAAGAATTAAAGGCATTCTATGGGAATCTGACTTCCTATTGTTTAGTAATCCCATTTTTATTTGTTTTAAACCTTTTAACATCACCTGACCACTTGTGGTTCTATTGGCCGATGCTTGGATGGGGAATAGGTATTATTGTTCATGCCATAAACGTCTTTGGAATAGGGAAAGAATGGGAGGAGAGAAAAATAAAAGAATTAATGGAAACAGGCAAAAGAAATCATGGAAAAGTACTTTAATAAAAATACAATGGAATATAGCCAGGCCTACGAACGCGTAAAAAGATTGAAGAGTTTTTATAAAAGCCTTGCATGGTATTGCGTTATCGCAGGGATTTTGTTTTTCAATGATTATTTTGAGCACGGAACAATTGATTTTTCTCCTTTTCATGGATCGATCCTTTTGCTTATTTGGGGAATAATATTAGCTATGAAAGCAGTCAGGCTATTTATTTTTGACTCCGAATGGGAACAAAGAACCTTAGACAAGCAACTTCATAAGGGTAAGCCGAAAATATAGTTCAAAACCGGATTCTTTTATCTACTTTTAATGCTTTAATTTGAAAAACTAAAACCGTTATTTATGATCAAAACTGTCATCATTGAAGATGAAAAACCAGCTTCAAGAAAATTGGAGCGGATGTTGAGCATATTTCCTGATATACAGGTAATTGCAAAAATAGAATCGGTAGAAGAAGGTCTTTCTTGGTTTTCTGAAAATGAACATCCGCAACTGATCTTTTCAGACATTGTTTTAGGAGATGGATTGTCTTTTGATATTTTTGAAAAAGTTCCATCAAAAGGATTCATCATCTATACGACGGCTTTTGATCAATATACTCTTAAAGCCTTTAAACTGAACAGTATTGATTACTTATTAAAACCAATTCTGGAAGAAGACCTGGCAGGAGCTATAGATAAATTTAAATCTTTTCTTCCTTCCGGGAACCCGGTTAGTTCTGAAGAAATTAAACAGCTGATAAAAAAGGACAAATCCACCCTTTCCAGAATTTTGGTCAAAATAGGATATAACCTGAAAATTATTCAGACCAATGAGGTAAGTTGTTTTTTCAGTGAAAATAAGATTGTCTACCTTCAGACACGGGAAAGAACATACCCTTCAGATTTTACACTTGATGAACTGGAAGAGATATTGGATGAGAAAAAATTCTTCCGTGTGAACAGGCAATTTATCGTTAACTCTGATTATATCAAAAATATTCATACTTCTCCAAATTATAAGGTTGATCTGGAATTCCAGCCGGGAGAGGAAATTACGGTAAGCCGGGATCGTGTGAAAGATTTTAAAGAGTGGTTGGTAGGCTAAAATAAAAGATTTTGATATTCAGTTATCAATATTAACTATTTGTAATCTATTAGGTTAGAATTAGTGTCTTCAAGTTGTTTGATATGAGGAGACAAGACGCCACTACCAATTGGAAAGCTATTTGAGCCAGGTTGAAATTTCTTCTTTGAAGAATTTTGAATAGATCAATAAGCTCTTATATTAAAAACTAATACATGTACTTATAAAATGCAATTCATGGAATTTTTATTCTGGATTCTTAAGTTCTTCGTTGATATTTTTTATCCTTAAAATACAACGTTGATTTTAAATAAAGGCAATGATTTATAATGGATTATATTAAATCAATTAAACAATTTTCTTAATACTCATTTCCTCAAACAAAAGATAAACCCGAAACAAAGTGCTCCGGGTTTATTATATACTGTTTTGTTTTAATTTTTGGTGAGTATCCTAAAAATCATTTTATATTATGCAATAACTCCGCTTCCTATCAATTCATCCTCCATATACCATGATGCAAACTGTCCTTCAGCAATTGCAGACTGCAGATTTTCAAATTCTATATAAAAAGCATCTTCAAACTGGTATAGCGTAGCCTTTTGAAGAGGCTGTCTGTATCGGAACCTGGCCATTACTTCCATGGATTCACCATTGGAAAGTCTTAGGTCCTCTCTCACCCAATGAAGTTCAGGATTATTTATTTTTAAAGCTTTTTTATGCAGTCCGGGGAAGCTATGACCTTCTCCTACGAAAATAATATTGTTTTCGATGTCTCTGGATACGATAAAACAGCTTTCTTTATGTCCGCCTATACCAAGCCCCTTACTTTGGCCGATCGTGAAAAATTGAGCTCCCTGATGCTTTCCGATTACCTTTCCGTCAGATTTTTTATAACTGATCTTTTGTGATAAATACTGGAGTTCTTCTTCCTTCGAGGAAAATGAAGGCTTTTCTTTCGAAAATAAAGGAGAATCGCTGAAAATTTCTACAATTTCACCTTCTTTTGGCTTGAGTTGCTGCTGTAAAAACTGAGGAAGACTTACTTTACCTATAAAACATAGTCCCTGAGAGTCCTTTTTATCCGCTGTTACCAGCCCAATTTCTTTTGCGATTTCCCTAACTTCGGGTTTTGTAAGTTCACCAATAGGAAACAAAGCCTTAGATAATTGATCCTGACTCAGCTGACAAAGGAAATAGGATTGGTCCTTGTTGTTATCTTTACCTGCCAGTAAATGAAAAATTTCCTTTCCGTTTTCATCAAAAGTTGAGGTTACCCTGGCATAATGTCCTGTCGCAACTTTATCCGCGCCCAAAGACATTGCTGTTTTCATAAAAACATCAAATTTAACCTCTCTGTTGCATAGTACGTCAGGATTCGGGGTTCTCCCTTTTTCATATTCTGCAAACATGTAATCGACGATACGTTCCTTATAAAGATCACTCATATCAATAACCTGGAATGGTATTCCAAGCTTCTGAGCTACCATTAACGCGTCATTACTGTCCTCTATCCAGGGACATTCATCTTCTAATGTTACGGAAGCATCATTCCAGTTCCTCATAAACAAAGCCACTACTTCATGCCCTTGCTGTTGCAGCAAATAGGCTGTAACGCTAGAATCTACACCTCCGGAGAGGCCTACTACTATTTTCATTGTATTTCAATTTTACGAAACTCTTAACGGGAGTTCTTAGTTTGATCCGGCAAAAATACAACTAAAAAGATTCGCAAAAAAAACATAATTTTAAGCATTGATAAAAACGATGGTAATGTAGAATCCCGGAATTTTAAGGAATTATGGGTTCGCAGGAAAGCAATTGCATATTATCTTTATTAATAATTAAATATCAGAGTATGAAAAAAATAATTATTCCATTGATGCTGATGTGCTCAATATCAATATTTTCCCAGGTCACAGTGGGAGCTCCCTCAATGACTGAAAACAACAGATGGACTTTCGGAGGCGGGATCGGTTTAGGTTTTGGAAGCAACAGCGCATTTTCTCTTCAGGCAGCTCCGAGGGTAGGATACAGGTTAACCGATGATCTTGAAGCGGGAGTATTGGGAAGTGTTTCCTGGCAGACATCAGACTATTATAGATCAACGATGTTCGGGGTTGGTCCTTTTGTGAATTACTATTTCGCAAGATCCTTTTATGTAGGGGCGAATCTTCAACATTATTTTATAAATTATCATGATAAATTTTATGATTATAAAGATAACCGGGAAGAAACGGCACTATATCTGGGAGGAGGATATATGCAAAGGATAGGGGGGAATTCCTTTATGCAGCTGGGATTGATGTACAATGTTTTATGGAAAGAGAATTCAAGTGTTTTTTCAAGTGGATTGGTTCCGAACATTGGATTCGTTGTGGGATTGTAGTTTTATTGCGGTGGTTTAATCAACATCAAAAAATGGATTGTTAAAATATTACAGGAATGAAGGGCGAAAATTTTTCAAATAATGGTTTGATAAGTTTCATTAAAAATACTTATCCTGTATCAGATTTTACTGCCAATCTTATTGCCGACAATTTTGAACCTGTAATTTTACCGAAACATCAGCTTACCTTAAGAGAAGGAAGTATTAATTCTGATTATATTTTTCTCGAGACAGGCTACATGCGTTCATATGTGTTGGATATTGATGGAAATGAGGTAACAACGAATATATTCAAGCCCAATGAAATGGTTTTTGAAGTAGAATCTTATTTTCAAAGAAAACCGTCAAATGAAAATATTGAAACAATTACAAGATGTATTGTCTGGATTGGAAAATACGAAAAATGCCAACGACTTTTTCATACCTTACCAGAGTTTAGAGAATTTGGAAGAGCTATTTTGGTGAAAGGATTTACGGAGCTTAAACAACGTACCGTTTCCATGATTAAAGAAAAATCCGAAAGGAGATATGAAAATTTATTATTAGAATCGCCAGATATTTTCCGGAATGTTCCTTTAAAATTTATTGCATCTTATCTTGGAATTACAAATACTTCTTTAAGCCGGTTGAGAAAATAATATAAAAAATTGCCAATTGGTAATTTTTTTATAAAGTATGAAGCTGAAATTTGCATAATAAATGATACATTATGCAAACAGAAAACATTCAACAGACGGGCTTGGAAAAGCGTATCGCGCTTATTCTGATCTTTTGGGGAGCAGGAAGTTTTTTATTAGGTTTTTTTAATATTTTCAGCCTTATTCCGCGCCTGCTTTTTGGCGTCTTAATTGCTTCAATACTTTTGGTCTTGATTATTATTTATCAGTCCAAACCTTCTTTTAGAACTTTCTCCGACTCTATTCCTTTAAAGGGGATTGCTCTTTTTCATGTTTGGAGAATTTTTGCGGGCTGGATTTTTATTTCATATACTGGAAAACTGTCAGAAACATTTATTAATAATGCGGCTTATGGAGATATTATTTCAGGAATCCTTGCTGCCACCGTTTTTGTTTTCGGACGTACCAAGCTAAGCTATTATATTTTCAATATTATTGGCTCGCTAGATTTTATTATTGCTGTAGGAACGGGGGTTTTTCTTACCATTACAGAAAATAATGAAATGGCTCCGATTATTCAGTTACCGTTAATCATGATTCCGCTATTTGGAGTTCCTCTTTCCGGCTTTACCCATTTTATTTCTTTAAAGCGTCTTTTAAAAATGAAGAATAAAAAGCTTTCAGATATTATTGAATGACAGCTAATAAAATTTTAAATAATAAAAAAGCACGGAAAATACTTCCGTGCTTTTTATTTTAACAAAATTATTTATTTATTGAGAAGACTTTTCAGTCGTCTTTTTGGTCTTTTGAGCCTTGCCGGTTAATCCGTCTTTAGCTTCATTTACATCAAGAACAATTGTTTCTCCTTCATTTAATTGCTTGTTTACCAGCATTTCTGCCAATAAATCCTCAATGTATTTCTGGATTGCTCTTTTCAATGGTCTTGCACCAAAATCTTTATCCCATCCTTTTTCAGAAATAAAATCTTTAGCTGCTTCAGTTAAATCAACTTTATATCCTAATTTATCAAGTCTGGTGTAAAGCTTATTTAATTCCAGATCAATGATTTTCTTGATATCAGTCTGTTCAAGAGAGTTAAAGATCACGATGTCATCAATTCTGTTCAGGAATTCAGGAGCAAATGCTTTCTTAAGGGCATTTTCAATTGTGCTTCTTGCTCTGTTGTCTGTATTTGACTTCTTAGCAGAAGTTCCGAATCCAACACCATCCCCAAAGTCTTTAAGGTCTCTTGTTCCGATGTTTGAAGTAAGAATAATGATCGTGTTTCTGAAATCAATTTTTCTACCTAAACTATCTGTAACATGTCCTTCATCCAGAATCTGTAATAAGATATTGAATACATCAGGGTGAGCTTTTTCAATCTCATCAAGAAGAACTACCGCATAAGGTTTTCTTCTCACAGCTTCAGTAAGCTGACCTCCTTCCTCATATCCAACATATCCCGGAGGCGCACCTACCAATCTTGATACGGCGAATTTTTCCATATATTCACTCATATCAATTCGGATCAATGCTTCATCTGAATCGAAAAGTTCTCTTGCCATTACCTTGGCAAGCTCAGTCTTACCAACACCGGTTGTTCCTAAGAAGATAAATGTTCCGATCGGACGATTTGGATCTTTAAGACCCGCTCTGTTACGTTGAATAGCTTTAACTACTTTTCTTACAGCATCTTCCTGTCCGATAACTTTTCCGTTCAGGTTGTTGTCCATCTGAGCTAATTTATCAAGCTCATTTTTACCAACTTTGGTTACAGGAACACCACTCATCATGGAAACTACCTCTGCAACGTTTTCTTCTGTAACCGTTTCTTTTTTCTCTTTTACATCCTTATCCCACTGATCTTGTGCGGCATTAAGCTCCATTTGAAGTCTTTCCTCCTCATCTTTAAGCTTTCTGGCTTCAAGATAATCCTGAGCTTTTACAGCTTTCTGCTTCATTTCTTTGATGTCCTCAATTTTCTTTTCGAATTCAATGATTTCGGTAGGAACTTTCATGTTTTTGATATAAACACGGGAACCTGCTTCGTCCATTGCATCAATCGCTTTATCCGGTAGGAAACGATCTGTAATATATCTTGATGTAAGATTCACACAAGCCAATATGGCTTCTGGTGTATAAATCACATTATGATGCTCTTCATACTTATCTTTGATCTGATTTAAAATCTGAATGGTTTCGTCAATAGAGGTAGGCTCTACCATTACTTTCTGGAATCTTCTCTCTAATGCTCCATCTTTTTCAATATATTGACGGTATTCATCCAAAGTAGTGGCTCCGATGCATTGAATTTCTCCTCTTGCAAGAGCCGGCTTAAACATATTGGAGGCATCCAGACTTCCTGTAGAGCTTCCTGCACCTACAATAGTGTGAAGCTCGTCAATGAATAGGATAACATCCCTATTCTTTTCCAATTCCGTCATGATCGCCTTCATTCTTTCCTCGAACTGACCACGGTATTTCGTTCCTGCAACTAAACTTGCTAGATCCAGTGTGATCACTCTTTTACCAAAAAGAACTCTGGAAACCTTTTTTTGCTGGATTCTTAAAGCTAATCCTTCTGCAATAGCAGATTTACCCACTCCGGGCTCTCCGATAAGAAGCGGATTGTTTTTCTTTCTGCGGGAAAGAATCTGAGAAACCCTCTCGATTTCTTTCTCACGTCCGATTACAGGATCCAACTTCCCATCCCTTGCTAAAGATGTAAGGTCTCTACCAAAATTATCCAGCGTAGGAGTTTTGCTCTTTGCAGCGCCTAAATTTCCTGCCGGTTTTCTCATCTGCTCAAATTCTTCTCTTTCATCATCATCATCATAAGCACTCATCTGAGGTGATTGTCCGGAATTTTTAAGCATTGTCTGGTACTCTCTTGAAACGCCTTCATAGTCGATATCGTAAGCGCCTAATATATTTGAGGTGGGATCTTCATATTTATAAAGAATACCTAAAAGTAAATGAACGGTATTAATTTCATTACTTTTGTATTGTCGGCATTCTAACTCTGCACGTTTAACGGCATGATCTGCCATTTTCGTGAAAGAAATATTGGTTACCTCCTCAGAAATAGGATTAAGACTTGCTGTATTTAGAGTTTCAATTTTTCTTCTGATTTGTGTTAAATCGGCATTAAGGTTTTGAAGGATTTCTTTTGCAGAGTTTTCTGTTTTTATAATACCTAAAAGTAGATGTTCTGTATTAAGAAATTCACTTTTCAGCCTTTTAGCTTCATTTTTGCTCTGTTTGAACACTTGGCTCAAACCTTGTGAAAACTTATAATCCATAATATATCTCAATTAGAATAAAGATAGAATTATCTTTTATTCATTATTCTAAATTACAAATATTTTACCAAAAATCAATTAATGACTTTATGGCAGAAAAAAGTTTTATTATCTTATTGAAAATGACTAAGTTTGTGTCCCTTAAATTTTTCTTATGAACCCCGAAATTGCTGCTTATATAGGATATTCTGCTTCACTTTTTCTTGTGTTGAGCTTTATATTGAAAGATGTAAGAAAAATTAGAATCGTAAATATGATCGGCTGTATTTGTTTTGTCATTTATGGTATCTTTAACGGAATGCTCTGGCCGGTTATTATACCCAACGGATTGATCTGTATCATACAGATTTACCATTTAATGGCCGGAAAGAAAAGTTAATGAAAAAAAAGATAATTACATCTGCTTTTAGTAATCTTTATACAGATCAGCGAATAGAAAAGGTCTGTCACACCTTGTATGAAAACGGATACTCCCTGGAACTGATCGGAAACGACTGGGGTGGAGCTGAGAAAATCACAAGACCTTATCCTTTCTCAAGAATTATGCTGGTTTCTAAAAGTTTAAAGACGGCTTATTTTGAATTTAACTGGAAATTGTACAAAGAACTGAAAAGGAAAGCTGATAAGAATACCATTCTTCATGCTAATGATATTGACGCTCTTCTTCCCAATTATCTTATCGCAAAAAAATTAAAGATCCCTTTAATTTTTGACAGTCATGAAATTTTTTCCGAAATGCCAGCCATTCAGGGCAAAATGTCACAAAAAATATGGCGTTACCTGGAAAAAAAAGTACTTCCTAACTTAAAATTCATGATAACAGCCAGCGGAAGTTATGCAAAATGGTTTAAAGAAAAATATCATGTAGAGGCT
The sequence above is drawn from the Chryseobacterium daecheongense genome and encodes:
- a CDS encoding 2TM domain-containing protein; translation: MKRKNLIVLLWVTIGTALFFFLFFTKEKTIDNLMLSFLISGLYSFVLGMGNGMLNDYLNKKVPWSEATTKRAVISVISILIANIILVYICNYINFVLFQKDATSEEFFSGKYNFINWFMVNIALLISAFLHARGFMEELKKTSKKEVVEQKLIAKSANAQFETLKNQLDPHFLFNSLNVLSALIDENPKQAQKFTASMSKIYRYVLEQKDKELVTVEDEIEFAKTYCELLKTRFEDSVDFIFDVRKEDYRRYVVPLSLQLLLENCIKHNFATSSKPLIIKVFSENDTLCIENNLQVREQIKESAGIGLANIVQRYSLLTKRNVFIEKSDDYFKVKLPVLSDKPNVVSIKPEDEDKAYKKAQKRVKEIKGFYANLISYCLVISFLIFINLYTQSRYHWFWWPLLGWGFGVASHAFQVFGIGESWQEKKIQEIMDKQKNKNNGNV
- a CDS encoding 2TM domain-containing protein, with translation METFDENDIRYQQAKKQVERLRGFYAHLFSYIGVNIIIAYFNYSNLDPGESYFQFKNFFTAIFWGVGLIAHALSVFLPRMDFAKKWEEKKIRELMNKDKKL
- a CDS encoding isoprenylcysteine carboxylmethyltransferase family protein yields the protein MNLQILFYASMAVWFLSEIIYKQKLKSADKDQKKDQSTLSILWIVIIFSIGSAVMVSHISDFVITDSVWIVYTGQALIIIGIVCRYLIIRSLGKYFTVDVTIREDHKIKKDGLYHYVRHPSYTFALLTFLGLGLYLNNWISFALAFIPPCIAFSSRIKIEEQVLIGQFGDDYIQYRKATKKLIPFIY
- a CDS encoding 2TM domain-containing protein encodes the protein METLSFDKENLTYKKAVRRVKELKAFYGNLTSYCLVIPFLFVLNLLTSPDHLWFYWPMLGWGIGIIVHAINVFGIGKEWEERKIKELMETGKRNHGKVL
- a CDS encoding 2TM domain-containing protein yields the protein MEKYFNKNTMEYSQAYERVKRLKSFYKSLAWYCVIAGILFFNDYFEHGTIDFSPFHGSILLLIWGIILAMKAVRLFIFDSEWEQRTLDKQLHKGKPKI
- a CDS encoding LytTR family DNA-binding domain-containing protein, whose translation is MIKTVIIEDEKPASRKLERMLSIFPDIQVIAKIESVEEGLSWFSENEHPQLIFSDIVLGDGLSFDIFEKVPSKGFIIYTTAFDQYTLKAFKLNSIDYLLKPILEEDLAGAIDKFKSFLPSGNPVSSEEIKQLIKKDKSTLSRILVKIGYNLKIIQTNEVSCFFSENKIVYLQTRERTYPSDFTLDELEEILDEKKFFRVNRQFIVNSDYIKNIHTSPNYKVDLEFQPGEEITVSRDRVKDFKEWLVG
- the mnmA gene encoding tRNA 2-thiouridine(34) synthase MnmA, with translation MKIVVGLSGGVDSSVTAYLLQQQGHEVVALFMRNWNDASVTLEDECPWIEDSNDALMVAQKLGIPFQVIDMSDLYKERIVDYMFAEYEKGRTPNPDVLCNREVKFDVFMKTAMSLGADKVATGHYARVTSTFDENGKEIFHLLAGKDNNKDQSYFLCQLSQDQLSKALFPIGELTKPEVREIAKEIGLVTADKKDSQGLCFIGKVSLPQFLQQQLKPKEGEIVEIFSDSPLFSKEKPSFSSKEEELQYLSQKISYKKSDGKVIGKHQGAQFFTIGQSKGLGIGGHKESCFIVSRDIENNIIFVGEGHSFPGLHKKALKINNPELHWVREDLRLSNGESMEVMARFRYRQPLQKATLYQFEDAFYIEFENLQSAIAEGQFASWYMEDELIGSGVIA
- a CDS encoding Crp/Fnr family transcriptional regulator, giving the protein MKGENFSNNGLISFIKNTYPVSDFTANLIADNFEPVILPKHQLTLREGSINSDYIFLETGYMRSYVLDIDGNEVTTNIFKPNEMVFEVESYFQRKPSNENIETITRCIVWIGKYEKCQRLFHTLPEFREFGRAILVKGFTELKQRTVSMIKEKSERRYENLLLESPDIFRNVPLKFIASYLGITNTSLSRLRK